In Xyrauchen texanus isolate HMW12.3.18 chromosome 14, RBS_HiC_50CHRs, whole genome shotgun sequence, the following are encoded in one genomic region:
- the lypd6b gene encoding ly6/PLAUR domain-containing protein 6B, producing MTTDLALVTIVVQLLADLVTSDNIDFYNLMPALEASPYPNSFKCFTCEQASDNYSCNRWAEDVWCPQNTQYCMTIHHFNHHGKTKFVTKRCAVHEECQLTGCKHHKNGHQIECVSCCEGMVCNIELPTNHTNAVFARSQTHSSVTPTFRTWDSVFLLIPVLTGLLPL from the exons ATGACAACAGATCTGGCCTTAGTCACTATTGTCGTTCAGCTTCTTGCTGATTTGGTGACAAGCGACAACATCGACTTCTACAATCTCATGCCTGCTCTAGAAG CTTCCCCGTACCCCAACAGTTTCAAGTGCTTCACATGTGAACAGGCCTCGGACAACTACAGCTGTAATCGCTGGGCAGAGGATGTTTGGTGCCCTCAAA ATACACAGTACTGTATGACAATACATCACTTCAACCATCATGGAAAGACAAAGTTTGTTACCAAAAGATGTGCAGTGCATGAAGAATGTCAGTTAACAGGCTGTAAACATCACAAAAATGGACACCAGATT GAGTGTGTATCTTGCTGTGAAGGGATGGTTTGTAACATAGAGCTGCCAACCAATCACACTAATGCAGTGTTTGCTCGGAGCCAAACCCACAGCTCTGTGACACCCACTTTCAGGACCTGGGATTCTGTGTTTCTGCTCATCCCAGTTCTCACTGGACTGTTACCATTGTGA